The following proteins come from a genomic window of Vanessa tameamea isolate UH-Manoa-2023 chromosome 6, ilVanTame1 primary haplotype, whole genome shotgun sequence:
- the LOC113393325 gene encoding histidine-rich protein PFHRP-II-like produces the protein MFSKIFALSAVLAVAAAGLLPHQPQYSSAAAVSSQNIVRHEQNHAISAAPVAYHAAPVAYQASPVHYSSAAAVSSQSIQRHDQPHATVAHYAATPVAHYATAPIAHYAAAPVAHYAAAPVAHYAAPAHRIVSAHEEEYAHPKYDFSYSVADGHTGDNKSQHESRDGDAVHGEYSLLEADGSVRTVQYTADAHNGFNAVVSNSAPSHHAAPAQGHILAHVFALSAVLAVAAAGLLPEPHYSSAAAVSSQSIVRHEQNHAAAAPIAYHAAPVAYHAAPVAYHTAPVAYQASPVHYSSAAAVSSQSIQRHDQHNGAIGGAQTVQYAAAPIAHYSATPVAHYAAAPVAHYATAPIAHYAAPAHKIVSAHEEEYAHPKYDFSYSVADGHTGDNKSQHESRDGDAVHGEYSLVEADGSVRTVQYTADAHNGFNAVVSNSAPSHHAAPAQGHLLAHH, from the exons ATGTTCTCCAAA ATATTCGCTTTGAGCGCTGTGTTGGCTGTGGCTGCGGCTGGTCTCCTACCCCACCAACCTCAATATTCTTCAGCTGCTGCTGTTTCTTCACAGAATATAGTGCGCCACGAACAGAACCACGCTATTTCTGCCGCTCCAGTTGCATACCACGCTGCACCTGTGGCCTATCAGGCGTCTCCCGTGCACTACTCTTCTGCCGCCGCTGTATCTTCGCAAAGCATTCAACGTCATGATCAACCTCATGCCACTGTCGCCCACTACGCTGCCACACCCGTGGCTCATTACGCTACCGCACCCATCGCCCACTACGCTGCGGCTCCCGTTGCCCATTACGCTGCTGCCCCTGTTGCTCACTATGCTGCTCCCGCGCACAGAATCGTATCTGCTCATGAGGAGGAATACGCTCACCCCAAATACGACTTCTCATACTCCGTAGCTGACGGACACACTGGTGACAACAAGTCTCAACACGAGAGCCGCGACGGTGACGCCGTGCACGGCGAGTACTCTCTGCTCGAAGCTGACGGCTCTGTGCGCACAGTTCAATACACCGCTGACGCACACAACGGTTTCAACGCCGTGGTCAGCAACTCTGCACCTtcccaccacgctgcacccGCTCAGGGACATATCCTCGCTCAC gTTTTTGCTTTGAGCGCTGTGTTGGCAGTGGCTGCAGCGGGTCTCTTGCCAGAACCTCATTATTCATCAGCAGCTGCTGTTTCATCGCAAAGCATTGTTCGTCATGAGCAGAACCATGCTGCTGCTGCCCCAATTGCGTACCACGCCGCACCAGTAGCATACCACGCAGCACCTGTAGCCTACCACACTGCACCTGTAGCATATCAAGCTTCCCCCGTACACTACTCCTCGGCCGCCGCCGTATCATCACAAAGCATACAGCGTCACGACCAGCATAATGGTGCTATTGGTGGTGCTCAAACTGTACAGTACGCTGCTGCACCTATAGCTCACTACTCTGCTACACCAGTAGCTCACTACGCTGCTGCACCCGTAGCTCACTACGCTACTGCCCCCATTgctcactacgctgctccagCACACAAAATCGTATCTGCCCACGAGGAGGAATACGCTCACCCCAAATACGACTTCTCATACTCCGTAGCTGACGGACACACTGGTGACAACAAGTCTCAACACGAGAGCCGCGACGGTGATGCCGTGCACGGCGAGTACTCTCTGGTCGAAGCTGACGGCTCTGTGCGCACAGTTCAATACACCGCTGACGCACACAACGGTTTCAACGCCGTGGTCAGCAACTCCGCACCTTCCCACCACGCTGCGCCCGCTCAGGGACATCTTCTAGCCCATCACTAA
- the LOC113393342 gene encoding cuticle protein 19-like, with protein MFSKICTLSAVLAVATAGLLPQSHYSSAAAVSSQNIVRHDQHGVAAAPIAYHSAPVAYQASPAHYSSAAAVSSQSIQRHHQPLAAVSHYTATPVAHYATAPIAHYTSAPVAHYAAPVAHYAAPANRLVSAHEEEYAHPKYDFSYSVADGHTGDNKSQQESRDGDAVHGEYSLLEADGSVRTVHYTADAHNGFNAVVSNSAPAQGHILAHH; from the exons ATGTTCTCCAAA atttgtaCACTGAGCGCTGTATTGGCGGTTGCCACGGCTGGTCTCCTACCCCAATCTCATTACTCTTCTGCAGCTGCTGTTTCATCACAGAACATAGTGCGGCATGATCAACATGGTGTGGCTGCTGCTCCTATCGCCTACCATTCCGCTCCTGTGGCCTACCAGGCTTCTCCAGCACACTACTCTTCTGCTGCAGCAGTGTCATCACAGAGCATCCAGCGCCACCATCAACCTCTAGCCGCAGTTTCCCACTACACCGCTACTCCTGTAGCCCATTACGCTACTGCACCTATTGCTCACTACACCTCTGCACCTGTAGCTCATTATGCTGCTCCCGTAGCCCATTATGCTGCTCCCGCAAACAGACTTGTGTCAGCTCATGAAGAAGAATACGCTCACCCCAAATACGACTTCTCATACTCCGTAGCTGACGGACACACTGGTGACAACAAGTCTCAACAAGAGAGCCGCGACGGTGACGCCGTGCACGGCGAGTACTCTCTGCTCGAAGCTGACGGCTCTGTGCGCACAGTTCATTACACCGCTGATGCACACAATGGATTCAACGCCGTGGTCAGCAACTCCGCGCCCGCTCAGGGACATATTCTTGCTCATCATTAA
- the LOC113393340 gene encoding cuticle protein 7-like, translated as MYTKILYFAGFVSIAVAQFSYDNGHDVAFSSSHISRHDGHAELVGHGHHVDYHTHPKYTFEYKVEDHHTGDMKSQHESRDGDVVKGVYSLHQPDGSDRTVHYHGDHHTGFHADVKFDTHHIVPKHY; from the exons ATGTACACTAAG ATTTTATACTTTGCTGGTTTTGTTAGTATTGCGGTGGCACAATTTAGTTATGACAACGGACATGACGTAGCCTTTTCATCAAGTCATATCTCTCGTCACGATGGCCATGCTGAGTTGGTTGGACACGGTCATCACGTTGACTATCAC ACGCACCCTAAGTATACGTTTGAGTACAAAGTGGAGGATCACCACACGGGTGACATGAAGTCTCAACACGAGAGTCGCGACGGTGACGTGGTGAAGGGCGTGTACTCGCTGCACCAACCAGACGGCTCCGACAGGACCGTGCATTATCACGGAGACCACCACACTGG TTTCCATGCGGATGTGAAATTCGACACTCATCACATCGTTCCAAAacattattaa
- the LOC135193332 gene encoding cuticle protein 19-like → MLSKVVIFLAVVAVAVAQYGYEHGAAYSSQHISRHDGHPEIVNVHSHHSDYYTHPKYMFEYKVEDHHTGDMKSQHETRDGDVVKGVYSLHQPDGSERTVHYHGDHHTGFHADVKYDTHHIVPKHHY, encoded by the exons ATGTTGTCTAAG gtTGTTATTTTCTTGGCTGTTGTTGCTGTTGCCGTAGCGCAGTATGGCTATGAGCACGGAGCAGCTTACTCGTCTCAACACATCTCACGTCACGATGGACATCCTGAGATTGTGAACGTGCACAGCCATCATAGCGActattac acGCACCCTAAGTACATGTTCGAGTACAAAGTGGAAGATCACCACACGGGTGACATGAAGTCTCAACACGAGACTCGTGACGGTGACGTGGTGAAGGGCGTGTACTCGCTGCACCAACCAGACGGCTCCGAGCGGACCGTGCACTACCACGGTGACCACCACACTGG ATTCCACGCTGACGTGAAATATGACACACACCATATTGTTCCGAAgcatcattattaa